In the Leptotrichia sp. oral taxon 847 genome, one interval contains:
- the uvrC gene encoding excinuclease ABC subunit UvrC, translating to MEEITSPVRYKDIPKNPGVYLMKNSRGKIIYVGKAKNLQNRVKSYFMNIKSHNAKTLELVKNIKDIEFFICKTEVEALILENNLIKKNMPKYNILLKDEKTYPYIKFTKEKFPKIEVVRSTRKLNENAKYFGPYPMGIYFALKSLIKIFPVRDCARNMDKVTKPCLKYHMKTCPAPCKFKNISSEYNANVKNFQNFLSGNSDEVLKRLENKMNELSQNMEFERAIVEREKITVLKKMLQTQIIEYSREIDEDIFVFTQKLENIFLCVLNVRDGKIIGKNHIVIKEVAGNQENIFERLITAYYEKRNIPKNIIFDEKYLEKEELIKEWAKIEKKKEVKMYFPKIQSRRKQLLEMGYLNLNEEVEKFFRKKRLVREGLLNLKRKLRLKKMPHRIECFDISNIQGVDAVAAMTVAIDGEVTPKEYRHFKITVKDTPDDFAMMREALTRRYSKLDVEELPDLILIDGGKGQLGIAVDVLEKLKKFEYLDIISIAKREEEIFKSYESKPYIFEKSDETLKILQRLRDESHRFGITHHRKLRSKRNVKSALDSILGIGPKRKKELIKKFGLIKNIKNAKIEELMEVVPENVAILIKEKL from the coding sequence ATGGAAGAGATAACTTCACCTGTAAGATATAAGGATATTCCTAAAAATCCTGGAGTTTATTTGATGAAAAATTCTCGTGGGAAAATAATTTACGTCGGAAAAGCAAAAAATTTGCAAAATAGGGTAAAGTCATATTTTATGAATATTAAGTCGCATAATGCGAAAACGCTGGAACTCGTGAAAAATATAAAAGATATTGAGTTTTTTATTTGTAAAACTGAAGTTGAAGCGCTTATTTTAGAAAATAATCTTATAAAGAAAAATATGCCAAAATATAATATTTTGTTGAAGGATGAGAAAACTTATCCATACATAAAATTTACAAAAGAAAAATTTCCTAAAATAGAAGTCGTGAGAAGTACAAGAAAATTAAATGAAAATGCAAAATATTTTGGACCATATCCAATGGGAATTTATTTTGCGCTAAAGTCTTTGATAAAGATATTTCCTGTAAGGGATTGTGCTAGAAATATGGACAAAGTAACTAAACCATGTTTAAAATATCATATGAAAACTTGTCCTGCTCCCTGTAAATTTAAAAATATTTCTTCTGAGTACAATGCAAATGTTAAAAATTTTCAAAATTTTCTATCTGGAAATAGTGATGAAGTGTTAAAAAGGCTGGAAAATAAAATGAATGAGCTGAGCCAGAATATGGAATTTGAGCGGGCAATTGTCGAGCGGGAAAAAATAACCGTATTAAAGAAAATGCTGCAAACTCAGATTATTGAATACAGCCGTGAAATAGATGAAGATATATTTGTATTTACACAAAAACTGGAAAATATATTTTTATGCGTGTTAAATGTGCGGGATGGTAAGATTATTGGGAAAAATCATATTGTTATAAAAGAAGTCGCAGGAAATCAAGAAAATATTTTTGAGCGCCTGATTACAGCTTATTATGAAAAAAGGAATATTCCAAAAAATATTATCTTTGATGAAAAATATTTGGAAAAGGAAGAACTTATTAAAGAATGGGCTAAAATTGAGAAAAAGAAGGAAGTTAAGATGTATTTTCCAAAAATTCAAAGTCGCAGAAAACAACTTTTGGAAATGGGATATTTGAACTTGAATGAAGAAGTGGAAAAGTTTTTTAGAAAAAAACGGTTAGTGCGTGAAGGATTGTTAAATTTAAAAAGAAAACTTAGATTAAAAAAAATGCCGCATAGGATTGAATGCTTTGATATTTCTAATATTCAGGGAGTTGACGCTGTTGCTGCGATGACAGTTGCGATTGATGGAGAAGTTACGCCAAAAGAATACAGACATTTTAAAATTACAGTAAAAGATACGCCGGATGACTTTGCTATGATGAGAGAGGCTCTTACAAGAAGATATTCTAAATTAGACGTGGAAGAATTGCCTGATCTAATTTTAATTGATGGGGGAAAAGGGCAGCTGGGAATAGCAGTAGATGTCTTGGAAAAATTGAAAAAATTTGAATATTTGGATATAATCAGTATTGCAAAAAGAGAAGAAGAAATTTTTAAAAGTTACGAGAGCAAGCCATATATTTTTGAGAAAAGCGATGAAACTTTGAAAATTTTACAAAGACTTAGAGATGAATCACATAGATTTGGAATAACTCACCACAGAAAATTACGAAGTAAAAGAAATGTTAAAAGTGCGCTAGATAGCATTCTAGGAATTGGACCAAAAAGAAAAAAAGAATTGATTAAAAAATTTGGATTAATAAAAAATATAAAAAATGCGAAAATTGAAGAACTTATGGAAGTTGTTCCGGAAAATGTGGCGATTTTGATTAAAGAAAAACTGTAA
- the uvrA gene encoding excinuclease ABC subunit UvrA, giving the protein MKDNKIKITGAREHNLQNIDIEIPKNELVVITGVSGSGKSSLAFDTIYSEGQRRYVESLSAYARMFIGQMKKPELDSIEGLSPAISIEQKSVSKNPRSTVGTTTEIYDYMRLLWAHIGEAHCPICHKKVEKQSIQEIVDNLMSSRKEKDKMIILSPVVIDKKGTHKNLFLNLQKRGFQRVRVNGDILDLGDEIVLDKNKRHHIEVVVDRVVFKADNKEFLSRLTEAIETASELSDGKIIVNINGEDNKFSENFSCPDHPDVVFPDVVPRLFSFNAPYGACEVCNGLGSRLEVDENKLIVDENLSINEGGIIFPGATTKKGWNWDLFIAMAKAHKIDLDKKVSKLTRKEKDVIFYGSDKQFKFSWSGDSFSYNGKRGFEGIVHGIERRYKETASESAREEMEAKYMTERTCKTCHGKRLKDVVLAITVNDKSIIDLTEVSVVDALDFYEKIQLTEKQMQIAAEILKEIKERLKFMINVGLDYLSLARMTKTLSGGESQRIRLATQIGSRLTGVIYVLDEPSIGLHQRDNDKLLATLKDLRDIGNSLIVVEHDEDTMREADYLIDIGPGAGINGGKVVAQGTPKQVMRNKKSLTAQYLNGKIKIEVPEKRRKATKEIVLKNAKGNNLKNVTAHIPLEVLTVVTGVSGSGKSTLINQTLFPELHNRLNKGKLYPLENGGIDGLENLEKVIDIDQSPIGRTPRSNTATYTKIFDDIRDLFSQTNDAKVRGYSKGRFSFNVKGGRCEACSGAGINKIEMNFLPDVYVECEVCKGKRYNRETLEVQYKGKSVADVLEMTVEEAYEFFKNIPSLERKLQTLMDVGMNYIQLGQPATTLSGGEAQRIKLATELSKMSRGKTIYILDEPTTGLHFEDIRKLLEVLNRLVDKGNTVLVIEHNLDVIKVADHIIDIGPEGGQRGGKIIFEGTPEEIAKSKKSWTGKFLKKYL; this is encoded by the coding sequence ATGAAAGACAACAAAATAAAGATTACTGGAGCTAGAGAGCATAATTTACAAAATATTGATATTGAGATTCCAAAGAATGAGCTGGTTGTAATTACTGGGGTTTCTGGGAGTGGGAAGTCTTCACTTGCGTTTGATACGATTTATTCAGAAGGGCAGAGAAGGTATGTTGAGAGCTTGTCGGCTTATGCGAGAATGTTTATTGGGCAGATGAAGAAACCTGAATTAGATAGTATTGAAGGGCTTTCTCCTGCAATTTCGATTGAACAGAAAAGTGTGTCGAAAAATCCGCGTTCGACTGTTGGTACAACTACTGAAATTTATGACTATATGCGGCTTTTGTGGGCACATATTGGAGAGGCACATTGTCCGATTTGTCATAAAAAAGTAGAAAAACAGTCGATTCAGGAAATTGTCGATAATTTGATGAGTTCTAGAAAAGAAAAGGATAAAATGATAATTTTGTCACCAGTTGTGATTGATAAAAAGGGAACTCATAAAAATTTGTTTTTGAATTTGCAGAAAAGAGGGTTTCAAAGAGTTCGAGTGAATGGTGATATTCTTGACTTGGGTGATGAAATTGTTTTGGATAAGAATAAAAGGCATCATATTGAGGTTGTTGTTGATAGGGTTGTGTTTAAGGCGGATAATAAGGAGTTTTTGAGTCGATTGACAGAGGCGATTGAAACTGCGAGTGAGCTTTCTGATGGGAAAATAATTGTGAATATTAATGGGGAAGATAACAAATTTAGTGAGAATTTTTCTTGTCCAGACCATCCAGATGTTGTATTTCCAGATGTTGTGCCAAGACTTTTTTCGTTTAATGCACCATATGGAGCTTGTGAAGTTTGTAATGGGCTTGGTTCGAGATTGGAAGTTGACGAGAACAAATTAATTGTTGATGAAAATTTGTCAATTAATGAAGGCGGGATAATTTTTCCAGGAGCGACGACTAAAAAGGGCTGGAACTGGGATTTATTCATAGCGATGGCAAAGGCACATAAAATCGACTTGGATAAAAAGGTTTCTAAATTGACTCGAAAAGAAAAAGATGTGATTTTTTATGGAAGTGATAAGCAATTTAAATTTTCTTGGAGCGGAGACAGTTTTAGCTATAATGGAAAACGAGGATTTGAAGGGATTGTGCATGGAATTGAACGAAGATACAAGGAAACTGCTTCTGAATCAGCAAGAGAAGAGATGGAAGCAAAATATATGACAGAGAGAACTTGTAAAACTTGTCACGGGAAAAGACTTAAAGATGTTGTATTGGCAATAACGGTTAATGATAAGAGCATTATTGACTTGACTGAAGTGAGTGTTGTTGATGCACTTGATTTTTATGAAAAAATTCAGCTTACGGAAAAACAAATGCAGATTGCAGCTGAAATTTTGAAGGAAATAAAAGAACGGCTAAAATTTATGATAAATGTAGGACTTGATTACTTGAGTCTTGCGAGAATGACGAAAACGCTGTCTGGTGGGGAATCTCAGAGAATTAGACTTGCGACTCAAATTGGAAGTAGGCTTACTGGCGTGATTTATGTGCTTGACGAGCCGAGTATTGGACTTCATCAGAGGGATAATGATAAGTTACTTGCGACTTTGAAAGATTTGCGTGATATTGGGAATAGTCTAATTGTCGTGGAGCATGATGAGGATACGATGAGAGAGGCGGATTATCTGATTGACATAGGTCCAGGTGCTGGAATTAATGGAGGAAAGGTTGTAGCACAAGGAACGCCAAAACAAGTTATGAGAAACAAAAAATCATTGACAGCACAATATTTGAACGGAAAAATTAAAATTGAAGTGCCTGAAAAAAGAAGGAAAGCAACAAAAGAGATAGTTTTGAAAAATGCAAAAGGAAATAATTTGAAAAATGTGACGGCACATATTCCACTTGAAGTTTTAACGGTTGTAACGGGGGTTTCAGGAAGTGGGAAGTCGACATTGATTAATCAGACATTGTTCCCGGAGCTTCACAACAGGCTGAATAAAGGGAAACTGTATCCGCTTGAAAATGGTGGAATTGATGGACTTGAAAACTTGGAAAAAGTGATCGATATTGACCAGTCGCCGATTGGGAGAACGCCGAGATCGAATACTGCAACATATACGAAAATTTTTGATGATATTCGTGATTTATTTTCACAGACAAACGATGCGAAAGTGCGTGGATATTCGAAAGGAAGATTTTCATTTAATGTAAAAGGTGGACGATGTGAAGCGTGTAGCGGTGCTGGAATTAATAAAATTGAAATGAATTTCTTGCCAGATGTTTATGTGGAATGTGAAGTTTGTAAAGGAAAACGATACAATCGAGAAACATTAGAAGTTCAGTACAAAGGAAAAAGTGTCGCAGATGTGCTAGAAATGACAGTTGAAGAAGCATACGAATTTTTCAAAAATATTCCGTCACTTGAGAGAAAACTGCAAACATTGATGGATGTAGGAATGAATTACATTCAATTAGGACAACCTGCGACAACTCTTTCAGGTGGAGAAGCTCAACGGATAAAACTTGCGACTGAATTATCAAAAATGTCAAGAGGAAAAACCATTTACATTTTGGACGAACCTACAACAGGACTTCACTTTGAAGATATCAGAAAATTATTAGAAGTGTTAAACAGATTGGTTGATAAAGGGAATACAGTCTTAGTAATTGAGCATAATTTAGATGTGATAAAAGTCGCTGATCATATTATCGATATAGGGCCTGAAGGTGGGCAAAGAGGTGGGAAAATAATTTTTGAAGGAACTCCAGAAGAAATTGCTAAAAGTAAAAAGTCTTGGACTGGGAAGTTTTTGAAGAAATATTTGTAA
- a CDS encoding ABC transporter ATP-binding protein, translated as MSDYILEMKNIRKEFLEGKIVANDDITLKVKKGEIHAIVGENGAGKSTLMKILNGLYAPTSGEIFYKGKKTEIISPTMAAKLGIGMVYQHFMLVDTLTVAENMVLGFEPKKGGIFFDLNKAREKVREVSEKYGLNIDPDAKVSDLSVGIQQRIEILKVLFKGAELLVFDEPSAVLTPQEVKELYEIMRNLVKEGKTIIFISHKLQEVLDLSDNITVIRRGSDVGRLATSEATKEKIANLMVGRVVLFEVKRPEVKLGNVLVKVEHLTVKDKKGGKDGIEKVSDVSFEIREGEVLGIAGVQGNGQTELIEALAGLVKIDDGKYSIGNKSLENQTPKEIKNSGFAHIPEDRHKRAAIDNFTMEENMALGLQDEYSKGFLMNYGEIEAKTKKYIEKYDIRPNNGKIKFGGLSGGNQQKVVVARELERENKFIIAAQPTRGVDIGAIEMIHNTILQEKTKKKAILVVSAELSEIMALSDRIAVMYSGKIVGILNRSEATAEKIGILMAGGKLNDEK; from the coding sequence ATGAGTGATTATATTTTGGAAATGAAAAATATTCGGAAAGAGTTTCTGGAAGGGAAAATTGTTGCGAATGACGACATTACCTTGAAAGTTAAAAAGGGAGAAATTCACGCAATAGTTGGAGAAAATGGAGCTGGAAAGTCGACACTTATGAAAATATTGAATGGGCTTTACGCGCCAACTTCAGGTGAGATTTTTTACAAAGGTAAAAAGACTGAAATAATCAGTCCAACAATGGCAGCAAAACTTGGAATTGGAATGGTTTATCAGCATTTTATGCTAGTTGACACTTTAACGGTTGCAGAAAATATGGTGCTTGGATTTGAGCCAAAAAAAGGCGGAATATTTTTTGACTTGAATAAAGCTAGGGAAAAAGTTCGGGAAGTTTCTGAAAAATATGGTTTAAATATTGATCCTGACGCAAAAGTTTCAGATTTATCGGTTGGAATTCAACAGAGAATAGAAATTTTGAAAGTTTTGTTTAAAGGAGCAGAACTTCTAGTATTTGATGAGCCGAGTGCCGTACTTACGCCGCAAGAAGTAAAAGAGCTTTATGAAATTATGAGAAATTTGGTAAAAGAAGGAAAAACTATAATCTTTATTTCGCATAAATTGCAGGAAGTGCTGGATTTGTCGGATAATATCACGGTTATCAGAAGAGGAAGCGATGTTGGAAGACTTGCAACAAGTGAAGCAACTAAAGAAAAAATTGCAAATCTTATGGTTGGAAGAGTCGTTTTGTTTGAAGTAAAGCGTCCTGAAGTAAAACTTGGGAATGTGCTTGTAAAAGTTGAACATTTAACTGTAAAAGATAAAAAGGGCGGAAAAGATGGAATTGAAAAAGTCAGCGATGTTTCTTTTGAAATAAGGGAAGGAGAAGTTCTAGGAATTGCAGGAGTTCAAGGAAATGGACAAACTGAGTTAATTGAAGCTCTGGCTGGGCTTGTAAAGATTGATGATGGAAAATATTCGATAGGAAATAAGAGTTTGGAAAATCAGACACCAAAGGAAATTAAAAACTCGGGATTTGCACATATCCCAGAAGACAGACATAAAAGAGCTGCAATTGACAATTTTACCATGGAGGAAAATATGGCGCTTGGACTTCAAGATGAATATTCAAAAGGGTTTTTGATGAATTATGGAGAAATTGAAGCTAAAACTAAAAAATATATTGAAAAATATGATATTCGTCCGAATAATGGGAAAATTAAATTTGGCGGACTTTCTGGAGGAAATCAGCAAAAAGTCGTAGTTGCACGGGAATTAGAGCGGGAAAATAAGTTTATAATTGCGGCACAGCCAACCCGAGGAGTCGATATTGGTGCGATTGAAATGATACACAACACGATTTTGCAGGAAAAAACTAAAAAGAAAGCAATCTTGGTTGTTTCAGCTGAATTATCGGAAATAATGGCATTAAGCGATAGAATTGCAGTTATGTATTCAGGAAAAATTGTAGGAATTTTGAACAGAAGTGAAGCAACAGCGGAAAAAATTGGGATATTAATGGCAGGAGGGAAATTAAATGATGAAAAGTAA
- a CDS encoding bactofilin family protein codes for MGLFDNGKKVKEKNLESVTSSSVTSEEDDLNGVSIISMETSIKGTIETNSMFQIDGVLEGDIKARSLVHIGTEGKVRGNITANSVFIEGEVSGDIVADKVEIGSKGKARSNITSLTLVIQEGGMFEGSKKMKVDLIKDESKVEVLESNEQ; via the coding sequence ATGGGATTATTTGATAATGGAAAAAAGGTAAAAGAAAAAAATTTAGAGTCTGTAACTTCAAGTTCTGTCACTTCAGAAGAAGATGATTTAAACGGAGTGAGTATAATATCAATGGAAACTTCAATAAAAGGAACAATTGAAACAAATTCAATGTTTCAAATCGACGGAGTTTTAGAAGGTGATATTAAAGCTAGAAGTTTAGTTCACATTGGTACAGAAGGAAAAGTTAGAGGAAATATTACAGCAAACTCAGTTTTTATCGAAGGCGAAGTTTCTGGAGATATAGTTGCTGATAAAGTTGAAATCGGCTCAAAAGGAAAAGCTAGATCAAACATTACGTCATTAACATTGGTCATTCAAGAAGGTGGAATGTTTGAAGGAAGTAAAAAAATGAAAGTTGATTTGATAAAAGATGAATCAAAAGTAGAAGTTTTAGAAAGTAACGAACAATAA
- a CDS encoding IS110 family transposase translates to MFFLGIDIAKLNHVASLVSDNGNIVFSNFMFKNSLEGFLSLIDKIKSIPKDDIVIALEFTGHYSDNFVNFFFNRKFNVTLVNPSNVANFRKSYGRDSKNDRIDSINIAKMLLSREYSLVTQSDIEYLSLKKLNRIRDSLVKQKSKCKILLTRNLDSIFPELQYLLPSGIHSKAVYALLKKYPSSEEIAALGIDVLTNILKTNSRGHFCEKTAYIIKSQARSSVGFEDISLSFHISQLISSIELLEEQIRNTEKQINAIIEKLKPVILSIPGISNVACACILGEIGNISRFRSPSKLLAFAGLDPKVRQSGQFRALSCRMSKRGSKYLRYSLIYTAWNAVRNNEVFSNYYALKRSQGKNHYKALGHVAHKLVRVIYKLMKDNISFDAEQLI, encoded by the coding sequence ATGTTTTTTTTAGGCATTGATATCGCCAAGCTCAACCACGTTGCTTCCCTTGTTTCTGACAATGGAAATATCGTTTTTTCTAATTTTATGTTCAAAAACAGTCTTGAGGGCTTTCTTTCCTTAATTGATAAAATAAAGTCCATCCCTAAAGACGACATTGTTATTGCTCTTGAATTTACTGGACACTATTCTGACAATTTTGTTAATTTCTTCTTTAACAGAAAGTTTAATGTCACTCTGGTCAATCCTTCAAATGTCGCCAATTTTAGAAAATCTTATGGCAGGGATTCTAAAAACGACAGAATTGATTCCATCAATATCGCTAAAATGCTGCTTTCCCGTGAATACTCTCTCGTTACACAGAGCGATATTGAATATCTTTCATTGAAAAAACTCAACAGAATCAGAGATTCCCTTGTCAAACAGAAAAGTAAATGCAAAATTCTGCTGACCAGAAATCTCGATTCCATATTCCCTGAGCTTCAGTACCTGCTGCCTTCAGGCATCCACTCTAAAGCTGTCTATGCCCTTTTGAAGAAATATCCTTCTTCAGAAGAAATAGCCGCCTTAGGAATTGATGTTTTAACAAATATTTTAAAAACTAATTCCAGGGGGCATTTCTGTGAAAAGACTGCCTATATTATCAAAAGTCAGGCTAGATCTTCTGTCGGTTTTGAGGACATTTCCTTAAGTTTTCATATTTCACAGCTGATTTCCTCTATTGAGCTGCTGGAAGAGCAGATAAGGAATACTGAAAAGCAGATCAATGCCATCATTGAAAAGCTTAAACCTGTTATTCTGTCTATTCCCGGCATAAGCAATGTTGCCTGTGCCTGCATTCTGGGAGAAATCGGAAATATATCAAGATTCCGTTCCCCTTCAAAGCTATTAGCATTTGCAGGCTTAGATCCTAAAGTCAGACAGTCAGGGCAGTTCAGAGCCTTATCATGCCGAATGTCAAAACGTGGCTCAAAATATTTACGATATTCCCTAATCTACACTGCCTGGAATGCTGTCCGAAACAATGAAGTTTTCAGTAATTACTATGCTCTTAAACGTTCACAGGGGAAAAATCATTACAAGGCACTGGGTCATGTTGCCCATAAGCTTGTAAGAGTTATTTACAAACTTATGAAAGATAATATTTCATTTGACGCTGAGCAACTTATTTAA
- a CDS encoding ABC transporter permease, with protein sequence MMKSNEIKSKIIDFIPTIVSVFIALIIGGIIMISKGLNPFVAYFDMVKAAFYQSSPRSPFFSGLAKTLFIATPLIFSALSAMVAFRAGLFNIGMQGQMIAGGLTAAFWAVAFKNQFLGNVVIVIIVAMVAGFIWAGIAGFLKSRFGVNEVISTIMLNYIIVEIQNFLINGPLKDPLSQIPQTVKVVKNARLPLLFAKVTKQNLNFGFILAILLIIALYCFFKYSKKGYEIKAVGQSETVAENAGINPKKIMFLAMGIAGICAGLGGAERVLGGASQYAYTELIMGDYGFTGLAVALLGKNNPFGILVAGIFYAALEVGGQMLQQRYQVDKDIVYIIQALIIIFVASENLFKFFIKKKKK encoded by the coding sequence ATGATGAAAAGTAATGAGATAAAATCAAAAATAATAGATTTTATTCCAACAATAGTTTCAGTTTTTATTGCTCTAATTATCGGTGGAATAATAATGATTTCAAAAGGATTAAATCCATTTGTGGCATATTTTGATATGGTAAAGGCAGCTTTTTATCAGAGTTCACCTCGTTCACCATTTTTTAGTGGACTTGCCAAAACTTTATTTATAGCGACACCGCTTATTTTTTCGGCACTGTCGGCAATGGTAGCTTTTCGTGCAGGGCTTTTTAACATAGGAATGCAAGGGCAAATGATTGCTGGAGGACTGACTGCAGCATTTTGGGCTGTTGCGTTTAAAAATCAGTTTTTGGGAAATGTTGTAATTGTAATAATTGTTGCGATGGTTGCAGGATTTATTTGGGCGGGGATCGCAGGGTTTTTAAAATCTAGATTTGGCGTAAATGAAGTAATTAGTACAATAATGTTAAATTATATAATTGTTGAAATTCAGAATTTTTTGATAAATGGACCGTTAAAAGATCCGTTATCACAGATTCCTCAAACTGTAAAAGTTGTGAAAAATGCAAGACTTCCACTGCTTTTTGCAAAAGTTACAAAACAAAATTTAAATTTTGGATTTATCTTGGCAATCTTATTAATTATCGCACTTTACTGCTTTTTCAAATATTCGAAAAAAGGTTATGAGATAAAAGCTGTTGGACAAAGTGAAACAGTCGCTGAAAATGCTGGAATTAATCCAAAGAAGATAATGTTTTTAGCAATGGGAATCGCAGGAATTTGTGCTGGACTTGGTGGTGCGGAAAGAGTTTTAGGTGGAGCATCCCAGTATGCCTATACAGAGTTAATTATGGGAGACTACGGTTTTACTGGACTTGCGGTGGCTTTACTTGGAAAAAATAATCCTTTTGGAATTTTAGTTGCGGGAATTTTTTATGCGGCGCTTGAAGTTGGTGGACAGATGTTGCAGCAAAGATATCAAGTTGATAAGGACATTGTATATATAATTCAAGCATTAATTATTATATTTGTAGCATCAGAAAATTTATTTAAGTTTTTTATAAAAAAAAAGAAAAAGTAA
- a CDS encoding ABC transporter permease: MKEIGNLIQQTIIIAPPILITAVGACISERSGVVNIGLEGIMLSGAFAAAVVNIATSNPYLGIVAGMAVGVLISLIHAVISINLKGNQIISGVAINLFAVAVTSFLIKALYNTAGSTPMAKDAAGNPILANQPLMLIIIYAIAILTHFFLYKTVLGLRIRTVGEHPLAADTVGISVYKIRYISVLLSGALAGLGGAYLTTVLLPSFSNNMSAGRGYIALAAMIFGKWNPIGAILASLLFAFGQAFADYAKATRIPIPQQFLTMIPYILTILALVGFVGKARAPKASGLPYEK, from the coding sequence ATGAAAGAAATAGGGAATTTAATACAGCAAACAATAATTATTGCGCCACCAATTTTAATAACAGCGGTTGGAGCGTGTATTTCAGAACGAAGTGGTGTTGTAAATATTGGTCTTGAAGGAATTATGTTAAGTGGAGCTTTTGCCGCAGCAGTTGTAAATATAGCCACAAGTAATCCATATTTAGGAATTGTGGCAGGAATGGCCGTAGGGGTTTTAATCTCGTTAATTCATGCAGTAATTAGTATAAATTTAAAAGGAAATCAGATTATAAGCGGAGTTGCAATAAATTTATTTGCAGTCGCAGTAACTTCATTTTTAATAAAGGCACTATATAACACAGCTGGAAGTACTCCAATGGCAAAAGATGCCGCTGGAAATCCAATTCTTGCAAACCAGCCTCTGATGTTAATTATTATTTACGCAATCGCAATTTTGACACATTTTTTTCTGTATAAAACAGTTTTAGGACTTAGAATAAGAACGGTTGGAGAGCATCCACTTGCAGCGGATACAGTTGGAATAAGTGTCTACAAGATAAGATATATAAGTGTACTTTTGTCGGGAGCACTCGCAGGACTTGGTGGAGCATATTTGACAACTGTACTGCTTCCATCATTTTCAAATAATATGTCAGCAGGTCGTGGATATATCGCATTGGCGGCGATGATTTTTGGAAAATGGAATCCAATTGGAGCAATATTAGCAAGTTTACTATTTGCCTTTGGTCAAGCATTTGCTGATTATGCCAAAGCGACAAGAATTCCAATACCTCAGCAATTTTTGACGATGATACCGTACATTTTGACAATATTGGCATTAGTAGGATTTGTTGGAAAAGCTAGAGCGCCGAAGGCATCTGGTTTGCCGTATGAAAAATAA
- the rapZ gene encoding RNase adapter RapZ gives MEEIKKELIIITGMSGAGKSEVINFFEDREYFCIDNFPINLFQYLNEIFLSSEKRNKVAVVIDVRNQEFMGQLTEQLKILDEEEISHTMIYLDARNDVLLSRYELSRRKHPLNLYDTLLSNIKAERKMLKNFMSLADLVIDTSTLKVKDLQKLLEKEFSGKLKKININLTSFGFKYGIPLDLHLMFDVRFLPNPYYIDNLKKKTGNHIDVQNYVMGLSESQKFYEMLLQMLIYLIPCYEKEGKSHLRIGIGCSGGQHRSVTFVNKLFEDLTKREDYKIGKYHREVGEKTEIE, from the coding sequence ATGGAAGAGATTAAAAAAGAACTTATTATAATAACAGGAATGAGTGGAGCTGGGAAATCGGAAGTAATTAACTTTTTTGAGGACAGAGAATATTTTTGTATTGACAATTTTCCTATAAATCTTTTTCAATATTTGAATGAAATTTTCTTGAGCAGCGAAAAAAGAAATAAAGTTGCTGTTGTGATAGACGTGCGAAATCAAGAGTTTATGGGGCAGCTTACAGAACAGTTAAAAATATTGGACGAAGAAGAAATATCCCATACAATGATTTATTTGGATGCGAGAAACGATGTGCTGCTTAGCAGATATGAGTTGTCCCGAAGAAAACATCCATTAAATTTGTACGATACTTTGCTTTCTAATATAAAGGCAGAGAGAAAGATGCTTAAAAACTTTATGTCTTTAGCGGATTTGGTAATTGATACCAGCACTCTTAAAGTAAAAGATTTGCAAAAACTTTTGGAAAAAGAGTTTTCAGGAAAATTGAAAAAAATAAATATAAATTTAACTTCGTTTGGATTTAAGTACGGAATACCGCTAGATTTACATTTGATGTTCGATGTGAGATTTCTTCCAAATCCTTATTATATCGATAATTTAAAGAAAAAAACTGGAAATCATATAGATGTTCAAAATTATGTGATGGGACTTTCTGAAAGTCAAAAATTTTATGAGATGCTACTGCAAATGCTTATTTATTTGATACCTTGCTATGAAAAAGAAGGAAAATCACATCTTAGAATAGGGATAGGATGCTCAGGAGGACAGCATCGTTCTGTAACTTTTGTAAATAAACTTTTTGAAGATCTTACAAAAAGAGAAGATTATAAAATTGGTAAATACCATAGGGAAGTTGGGGAAAAAACGGAAATTGAATAA